The sequence gctttcatcttcagaATTTTCTTCCAATGACTTTGATCTGCTTCTTTGACCATGACTGCGATAATCAGAATCAGACGACCTCAGCTCCACATTATGTGAtcgcttgtgatgtttatggtGCTTTCTGTGGCCTTTCTTACGGGGAGCGTCATCACTTGACAAGTCAGATTCACTAGATTCTGATTGTCGATGGCGTTTGCTATGCATTCCATGATTTCTTTTCTGAACTAGACTATCTCCTTCATCAGTAGAGTAGTCTGATCCACTAAATTTTGATGGGCGTTGCCGTTTGTGCTGTCTTTTCCTCTTGCTTAATTCATCAGCAGTAGAATCATAGTTGCTAGAATCTGATCTTGAACCCCGATCTCTCAGCTTCTTGCtttgcttcttctttcttcttctctcctcCTCAAAGCTACTCTCAGAGTCATCACTACTATAATCACTAGATTCAGAGGACCATTTCTTTGTTTTCCGTTTGgaacttttttctttccttttctcatgGTCACCAGAGTCGTAGTGAGAATGCTTTCTGTGCTTCCTGTGAGATCTTTTACTTGTCTTTCTACTCTCATCATCACTGTCATAATCGCTGTCACTATCAGAGCCAGATCTTTTTGTATGCTTTGCAACCTTCAGCTTCCTCTCTTTAGCTTCAGCAGCAGCTTCCAGCTTCTGCTCCCATTTCAAAGGAGCTTCCTTTCTCTCcataattttcttcttcttctcctcaacCAGCTGGATGAACCGTTTGGCGTCCATTTATATTCAGAAACCAACTCAAAATCTGCATGTTGGTAAAATGATGACCGGAAGTGCATCTCACAGAAGAGAAAAATCAAAGTTAGTTTtgaccaaatcaaatcaaatcgtTAATATTGAATATTTCAGAGGATtagacaaacaacaaaaaatgctACTTCACACTGTTATTTATGCAAACATATTTAGCACCTGTtctttgcaataaaataaaaaaaggaaaagaaacttGCTACAAACAAGTAgccaaaaaaatatcacaaaatacAACCTTGTTCTTTTTCGGATTAATCAAAAGAACATTAATATATGGCCCTTCAGACATCTACTCAGTCACAATGTcagtttaaatttcaaaaagcaAGTGGGGGATACAAGGGCTCAGGGCTTATTACTTCAAAAAAGGCTACATATTCTGAACATTTCTATTACCACAAATAAAAACAGCGCAAATAGATGAGCATTGCTCACCACCTATAGTGAAGATGGCTGAAATTAGAAAAAACTTGGAAAGATGATTGAAAAGACGGAGTCTGAAAAAGGTGAAAATAGTATGACATGAGGAGTGTATGATAGAAATCAAACTAAATCCACTAACAAAGTCTTCAAACACAGTATTGACAATTTAATTTTCAAGACACAGGAAAAATGAACTGCAAAACAACAACTGAATTTCACAAGGGGTTTTTGGGTTTAATAAAATTAGGGACTGATTTAGGTCAGGTCAGGCCAGATGACCCAAACCCatctttttttccattttcaaattttccacTGATCATTTCTGTTTCATGTTTGTTCTTTTTCAACAAGGTAGTTAAAATCAGAAAAAGGGCTAAAAAAACATGAATCAAATAGTAAGATTTAACAAAATTCATATACATGCATATTAGTACATATAGCCCGTAATCCATATTTCATAAATATCATCCAATCATACTCACAAGTCagaacataaaacataaaacagGCGGGTGTGGGttagaacaagagagggtgGATTTGAACAAGAacagaaaaagccagaaaactGAAATCTGTCAATAGCACCAAATGGAAAAGAAATTTGAGTAAAGAACAGAAcagaaaacagagaaaaaagGGTGGCTAGTGCAGCGATTAGAACTTCAATCAGTAATGATGGGTGACAACTAGCTCAGAAAGAGGAAGAACAGCAGTTAGGGTTCGTTGATAACTTTAAAAGTGGGTAAAAAATGAAACTAGGTCACCAACTTCATAGATCACACCTGAATcgcaattttaaaattatttcattccaACTGCGATCTCAAGTGCAATCTAAATCGCTCACACGAATTAAAATTGGAACATTGTGCAATTTTACAAGTCATTAAGACAAAAATAGGTTAGTAGTAGTAGAAGAAAACTCGATTACATCTCATGATCAATAATATCAATGTTTGCAGCGTGAAACAAAGCAAGTTAGTGAACATTGTGAAATGATAAAATCACGCAAAatgttatttgttttcataTACGCATACACAATCAAGTGTAATGAGTAATTCAAAGAGAGATAGGTTTCCATGGATATTTTCTCCATCCTTTGCTTACCTTATACGTGAAAGAGGAGAAACCCGGTAGCAGCAATCAACCGCGAATCCAGTAGTAACTAACGGTACGGATGAATCTGCGTCGAATCAAATCAAAAGttgataatttaaaagaaataagaaacaaaaattgaaactgACGAACcgtgaaaagaagagagaaatagagaaaagaaaaaggcagCGATGGAGCAGAGGGGGTTGAAATTGAAAGAGAGAGGAAGCGATACCTgaaggaagaagagagaaaggaCGAAGGTTCGAAGTTAGGGCTAGGGTTGGGATAGGACTTGCTGCTTGCCCCTATTCCTTCCAGAAAAGTCTAATGAAAGGAAACAATACAATTTTGATTTATACACACGCTTTAGCTTTTCTCTCATCTTGAACCGAACCGAACCGGACCGGACCGGATTCTTTCACGCGCATAAACCCCGTTGGTCGATGACCACGCGTACAAAATATGACAGTTTGACATTTTGCATCTTTATTTCTAGGGGatgtttattttatgaaatcatTTTGTATTTCTATACATATGTAAAtgaaaatgttttgtttttatatttgctgaagttataaaaatattgttggATATCTTTTATTCCCAAAAAATTTGCATTTTATTCTCATGCCAGTAGACTGGGAAAGTTTATAttctgaaaattttattttctaattttactatgactttcatttttacttttttcatttattaatttaaaacttcAAAAATATTCTCAGTAATGTTAAAAGTTTACCAAATACATGTTTATATATCAAAGAATAGCGCATTCCTAATTATAATATTTCACAAGATGTGATTCTTTGAAAATATAAGATGATTTCATTAAACAAATGTCTAGTAAATAACGGATAGATTCGAGGTTAGGGGTGAAAAATTTAAACAGAATTATATCTCTTTTAAGTTTTATCAAACTAAAGAGAGAAAGTGCAAAAACCCAATCTTATAttgttcttgaattttaattaattaattaatatattcttaaagagaaaaaaattatatacaaataatatgaaatagttttatctagacattcaatcataaattattttataaaaataatttaacttttataaaattattttaaaatttatattaacaatCATTTTGATCAGTTAGATCAATCTAATGTCTCATATTTTGACGCATGaccatttctttttttacttctgTGTTGCTCCCTGTTGCTGCAAAATAGTTCGGCAGAGAAAAAGAAGAGCTTTCTTATGGTACAATGGTGATGACAATGGGGTTCAGGGTGGTGCGGTGGTTGCAGAAGTGGAACCTATCATTTTGCAATGTCAATAGTccattatgaataaaaaaaaattcaatagccATAATGTTACGATgtttcaaatatataatttctttactTATGCATACGATTgtagttaataaaaattaatttttaacaatttatataactagttattattatttaaaaagttcTTTGCATGAtcaaaattagttattattatataaaatagatGGATGTCTATTTTTAAAGTTGTACACTTGTACTTGTAATTTCTTTTCATAAACTTAAACGTTAAGAAATTTCTCTTCAATGACAAGTTCATGGAAATCACCTtctaaatgaatatattaagttttaaaattttgtgtatgAGAATGaaacaaccaaaaaatataatagatagAAAGTGacattaagtttttaattaatattaatatatgaaaaaatagggCTTTGTTTTCACCGTGTAATGTCTGAAATTCAAAACCCTCTGATGGGGCATCGTATATGATTGGTCGGTCATAGCAGCGCTTGCTCATCCACTCCACCCTTGAAAGGAAACAAAATTCACACACAGAAGAATAGAAGGGTAGTTAAGCTTGCTTAAGCAACGCAGAGAGAAGCAAAAGGAGTTTTTGTTTATCCAGGCCAAATTGTAATTAATCAAACTTTCTGggatcttcttctttctcttgccATGGCCGCGTCGCCGTCGTCTTCCGCCGCGGCAAACATCATGCTGGCGATCTTCGAGAAGAAAACGAACAGCGTAGATCTCTACCGCCCTCTCCGCAACTACGTGGCCTTCCACTACTCCGAGCGCGAGGCGCAGAACCTTGAGGACGATCTCCAAACCCTGAAGCAACTCCGCTCCGACGTGGAGCGCCACTCCGATCCGTCGCTCCCGACGCGCCGTGACCTCCTCCAAACCTACTACAAATCCCTCTGTCTCGTGGAGACGCGGTTCCCTATCTCCTCCGACCCCGACCACGTCAACGCCCTCACCTTCGTCTGGTTCGACGCCTTCAAGCCCAAGCAGAAGGCCTCGCAGCAAAACATCCACCTCGAGAAGGCCTCCGTGCTCTTCAATTTGGGCGCAGTTTACAGCCAGATTGGTTTGTCATATGATCGGAACACCGTGGACGGCCGCCGTCAGGCCTCCCACGCCTTCATCGCGGCTGCCGGATCCTTCGCCTTCCTCCGCGACAACGCCTCCATGAAGGCCTCTGTTGGGAGTTCCACCACTGTCGATTTGTCCGTGGAGTGCGCCGGGATGCTGGAGAAGCTCATGCTAGCGCAGGCGCAGGAGTGCGTCTTCGAGAACACCATTGCCAAAGGGAGCACTCCCGGTGTCTGTGCCAAGATCTCTAGGCAGGTCCGGTGCTAGTTTGTTCTATGTTTTAACTTATAATCATTCTTTCATGTTCGATGCTTGAGTTGAGTGATTATGAAGATGCTTGGTCACAATTTCGATTCCGTTATTAtagttttctctcatttttgttgttttctttatgTTGAAATGGTTTTCCTTTATGCATGGGCAATGAGTTTCAATGCATTAGGGGTATCCGCGTTTATTGAAGCTTTCATATTTGTTCTTATCCTAACTGTTGGTTCAGTATATGCATGGCAAAAGGGGGCATTAGAATGATCTTAATTCTTGACTATTTAGACAATTAGAAAAAAGTATCGAGACAATTATGAATTCCATTGAGTTTTCCTATGTGAAGCTCTTCGACTGATTGAAGTCACTCACACTTGTATCCACTTCTAAAATGGGGCAGAAGTGATCCAACTGCAAGTTCATATTGCTAGAAGTATTCTCCCAATATGGCCAACGATCCAAAGACTCCAAAGCTAAACCTTTTTGTACTCTCGAGTATGGCATggttaaaaaaacaatgaaCTCAGCAAATACATCTTCCGTATTTGCAACTTTGAACTATGAAGAAGTGACTTCATATGGGCCTTTCCATGTCATAAATGCGTTTTGATTGCTTTGGATAATCCAACCCCAGCACCTTGTAAGCTTTGGAAATGGCTTTTAACATGCTGGTTTCTGCTTGTCTCTTACTCGGATACCATTCACAGGCGAGACAATAGTATGCTGTCTTGATCTCCAAGTCTGTAGCTGACATGGAAGGCCCGTATGAAGTCACTTTGTCTTGGGTACGGAGTGATTGTCAGCTATGAGTTCAAACTTGCACATCTGGAAGGTGTATTTGCTGAGTTCGTTGTTTTTTCAACTACGCCATACTCAAGAGTCGAAAAAGGCTTAACTTTGAAGTCTGTGATCATTGACCATATTGGGAGAATGTTGGATCACTTATGCAACATTTTAGAAGTGGATACAGGTCTGAGTGACGTTGAAGAGCTCCACATAGGATGGGTGGGTGTCTAATCCCTGGGccaatataatgttttttagaGGGCATACCCATTGAACATGCATGATCAGTCCTTTCACTCATGGTAGAAGCTCACCGGGGTTTTTTGAGTTTGTATCGAGCTTTGGGACTGCACTCTTTAGCACGAACATTTTTAATTGTGAATATGATACTTTTTATGTAAATGCTGCTAATTGTTTGGCAACTTTGACCAGTGGTTTTTTGTAGACTGTCTGATTGAGGACAGGTGGGTATTTGATTCTTAGACCCAATATAATGGTTTCTAGAGGACACACTCATTGAACCAGTATGATCAGTCCTTTCACGCTAAGTCACGCATGGTAGAAGCTCATTGGGGTTTCTTGAGTCTGTATCGAGCTTTAAAACTCTTTGGCCAGTGTAATTTTAACTATGAATCATGATTTGTAAATATGCATGTTTTATGCAAATGCTGCTAATTGTTTGACTGCTTTGATAACTGATTTGTTGATCTTGTGACAcgtgttttgttttttggctGAGAACTGACTTTTATTTGAGATATTGTACTTGTAGGTTGGGATATATTATGAGGAAGCTTTAGCTGCGCTCAATGTTGCACCCTTGAGCCAGCATTTTGATAAGTCCTGGATAGTTCATGTGCAGTTAAAGGCGGCACTGTTTTATGCAGAAGCTTGTTATAGGTATGGTTTGGAGCTGCATGATAAAGAGGAGATAGCAGAGGAGATTGCACGACTGCGGAGTGCTGTTAATGTGCTGACTGAGGCGAAGAAGAGCTCTAAGGGTGCTGCGGCACAAATTCTAGATGCAATTGGAAAGTTAGAGGCCAATATTAACCGGAACCTTGAAAGGGCAGTCAAGGAGAATGATAGGGTTTACCTCATGAGAGTTCCTTCACCAAGTTCGTTACCGCCTCTTCCGGCATTTTCTATGGTGAAGTCCATGGTCATGAATGAGGTGCTAGATGCAAGCAAAGAGAAGATGTTTGCAAGTCTTGTTCCCGACAACAGTGCAAAGGCCCTCTCCCGGTATACTGAAATGGTAGATGACGTTATAAGAACACAAGCTGAAAAGTTGCAGCAAGCTAGTGAGCTAACCCGGGTTAGGCTTAAGGAAATGGAGCTGCCAGATTCCATTCTTGCTTTGGAAGGAAATTTTACTCTACCAACAAGTCTCAAAGAAGATGTGGAGGCTGTGCAGATCAGTGGGGGCCCTGCTGGTTTGGAAGCAGAGTTGCAGCAACTTAAGGACCTAAGGAGGGTGAATCAAGAGTTGCTGGTCCAGACTGAGGAATTGTTGCAGAAGGAAGCAAGGGAAGATTCTCAATTTAGAAGCCAATTTGGCACTAAATGGACCAGGCCTCAATCAAGCACCTTGACCAAGAACTTGCAGGATAGGCTAAACAGGTTTGCAGGTAACTTGAAGCAAGCTGCCGAAAGTGATGGTAGGATTGAGCGTTCTGTTAGAGAACATTCAGCTCTCATGTCGATCCTTGACGCCCGTCCGGTAAATTGTTGAACTATTTGTTATGACTTGTCTGCTTCCCAGTGTCATCAGAAAACATTGTTAAGTCATTGAATCTCTGATGTTTTAATCAGATTGAATCTGCACTTCCAAGCTTGGCAAGGCCGATTATGTCTTTTGATCAAAATGAAGATGCTATTGTGGGATCTCTCAAGCAAAGCTTGGTATGCTGGTTTTGGTCTTGTTATTGTTATATTATGATTTTTGACTTCTGAGAAATAAAATCTATAACCATTTCTTGGGTCTAAATTTATGCAGCTGTTGTTTAATGTTGTAACCATAGTTTAATGTGCATTTTAATGTACATTCAGAATATTGctgtaaata comes from Glycine soja cultivar W05 chromosome 20, ASM419377v2, whole genome shotgun sequence and encodes:
- the LOC114402817 gene encoding protein FAM133-like — encoded protein: MDAKRFIQLVEEKKKKIMERKEAPLKWEQKLEAAAEAKERKLKVAKHTKRSGSDSDSDYDSDDESRKTSKRSHRKHRKHSHYDSGDHEKRKEKSSKRKTKKWSSESSDYSSDDSESSFEEERRRKKKQSKKLRDRGSRSDSSNYDSTADELSKRKRQHKRQRPSKFSGSDYSTDEGDSLVQKRNHGMHSKRHRQSESSESDLSSDDAPRKKGHRKHHKHHKRSHNVELRSSDSDYRSHGQRSRSKSLEENSEDESKKRSMDKKSGRHHHHCHHHHRRHHHRHHLDDERNYMQQHSPKFNGKHGEELDKTETEKKDGGHHESRAMVENNDGQIF
- the LOC114403657 gene encoding vacuolar-sorting protein BRO1-like, encoding MAASPSSSAAANIMLAIFEKKTNSVDLYRPLRNYVAFHYSEREAQNLEDDLQTLKQLRSDVERHSDPSLPTRRDLLQTYYKSLCLVETRFPISSDPDHVNALTFVWFDAFKPKQKASQQNIHLEKASVLFNLGAVYSQIGLSYDRNTVDGRRQASHAFIAAAGSFAFLRDNASMKASVGSSTTVDLSVECAGMLEKLMLAQAQECVFENTIAKGSTPGVCAKISRQVGIYYEEALAALNVAPLSQHFDKSWIVHVQLKAALFYAEACYRYGLELHDKEEIAEEIARLRSAVNVLTEAKKSSKGAAAQILDAIGKLEANINRNLERAVKENDRVYLMRVPSPSSLPPLPAFSMVKSMVMNEVLDASKEKMFASLVPDNSAKALSRYTEMVDDVIRTQAEKLQQASELTRVRLKEMELPDSILALEGNFTLPTSLKEDVEAVQISGGPAGLEAELQQLKDLRRVNQELLVQTEELLQKEAREDSQFRSQFGTKWTRPQSSTLTKNLQDRLNRFAGNLKQAAESDGRIERSVREHSALMSILDARPIESALPSLARPIMSFDQNEDAIVGSLKQSLRQLETLGAQRAGLEDMLKEMKRKDDILPKLMTSTGSYDDLFKKEIAKYDHICEEIAQNIEAQEQLLLQIQAQNDEFSVIFNLEDYKASREKAYKQIEAAIAKFREIKDNINEGLKFYVTLQDAITNVKQQSNDFVMTRNIQCREMIEDVQRQVAGLSFQDNKNTGGFNSNYPSVGSQNQRSPTQTDPARPQAPYYQQPVEQPPVPPYGHHPPPPYGGPAQHHQPPPPYHIPPSSTAPYPPPQVHQQPPANHEYGQPAYPGWRGPYYNAQAQQPGSVPRPPYTIPSPYPPPHQSGYYKQQ